The sequence below is a genomic window from Oxyura jamaicensis isolate SHBP4307 breed ruddy duck chromosome 6 unlocalized genomic scaffold, BPBGC_Ojam_1.0 oxy6_random_OJ175, whole genome shotgun sequence.
GCGGGCAGCATCTCAGATCTCGGTGGCCGTGATCTCCTCAAAGGGTGGGTCCGGCCCGGGGGGGTCGCAGGGCTCTGAGGACGACGGGGGGTCCTCGCCCTGCAGCCGGAGGTGCTGGAGGCGCTGCTCGAGGCGCCGGTTGCGGCGGTACATCTGGATGTAGTTGTactgcagctgcttctggtAGCGGATCACCCGCTCCTTCTCGCCCTGCCACGTGCTCCGCTCCTGCTCGAAGGCGTCCCGCTGCTCCTGCCCGCGCCGCCTCTCCAGGGCCACCTCCGCCCGCAGCCTCTCCAGCTGCCTCCGCAGCCCCGCCATGCCCCGCGCCTCCTCGCCGGGCTCCGGGCAGCCCTCGCCGGGCTCGGGGCAGCGTCCGCGGGCGGCTTCCCGCAGCCCCgccacctcctgctccagccgGCCCGCCTTGGCGCGGAAGAGGTCGGCCTCGCTCTTGCGGCGCTGCAGTTCGTTGGCGCACACCTCCAGCTCCAGCGCCTTGAGCCGGGcggcctcctgcagcccccgcgCCTGCTGCTCGCCCGCCTGCAGCTCGGCCCGCGCCTCCCGCAGCTGCGCccgcagcaccagcagctccgtGCCCCGCTGCGCCAGCTCCGCCTGCgactccttcagctgctgcttcagcagagAGATCTCCCCCGACTTCTGGCACACCTGCGGGTAGCAGCGGTGGTTCAGGTGCTGCGTCCCCGTCCCAGCCTCTCGGAGCTGGGGATGCCGCAGCCACCCCGAGCCCGGCCAGGCAGGGATGTCGCCGCATTGTGGCTCACCTCCCACTTGGTCTCCTCGAGCCGGGGTCCCAGCTCGGTGTGCTCCCTCTGGAAGGAGGCGCAGCGccgctccagcagctcccgctcctgcagcagctgggcaaagtcctcctgcagctgcttcttctcctgctgcagctgcagcacctggagctgcaggaccTGCTGCCCGCGCTGCGCCTGCTGGGCCGCCTGCCGCACCTGGGCTGCGCAGCGCTGCCGCAaaccctccagctcctgctcgcAGCGCCGCTGCTTCTCCTCGTACACCTGGGCACGGGACACACGGGATGGGGACCCCCATACCACCACCCCCACGTCCTCACGGCTGGAGAGGGGTGTCCTGGAGGACCGAGCTTCCCGGAGTGGGATGGAGTGCTGCTGCCCCCATGGCCTCGGCAGGCTGGACCCCAAAATGTGCATCCGGAGTCTCCAAGGGGGTCCCTCAACCCCACACCATGGGGACAACCCAAATCCTAAGCCCTACCCCAAAAGCAGGCCCACGCACGGGGGCTGTATGActcccccaccaccaccagcaccactgaGGAGCTCCCCAAAAACCCAGGCCCGTTTCAGACCCCGCGGGCACCTACCTGGCAGATGGCCACCTCGTTCTCGTCCAGGCTGTCacgcagcagctgcagctcggCCTCCCTCTCCCGCAGCTTGTCCTCCAGCTCGCGCACCAGCAGGGCCTCCTCGCCGGGCAGGGGCGAGCGCCCGCAGGAGCCGCTCTCGGAGGAGGGCCGGCCCCGGCCGCTCAGCGAGCCCGTGCTCTTGCTGGAGGACGAGCGCCCGCTGTCCGAGTTGGAGGGGCCGGCCGGCGGGCGGTAGCCACCCGGGGGCTCGGGGTGGCCGTGGGGGGTGGCCGGGAGGGCGCCCGCCTCGgcgtgctggctgcagcccgtGCTGTAGGTGGGCAGGCTGGACAGGGAGTTGCGCCCCGAGTCTGAGAGCGTGCCCGAGTGGCTGCTGGCGCGGCAGCTCAGCGAGCCGGGCTTGTCGGCCCCGGCGGCCCCCAGCAAGTGGGTGAGGCTCACCTGGCTCTCCGAGAGCGCCGGGGCCGCCGGGCGCACCCCCAGGCTGGCCGGCCCCGGAGCAGTCCGGATTTTGGGTACCACTGGTTTGAAGGCCATGGGGCGGATCAGGGTCTTCTCCACGTtctgggaaaggaaagaggcAAGAGCGTGGCTCCGGGAGCTGGAAGCCTCCAGAGGGCTGGCCCTGCACCACAGGAGGGCTTGATAACCCTCTGATCCTGTCCCCATGCAACACTTTGAGGTGTCCCCAACCCAAAAACTTCCATGTGCTGAAGGAGACAAACACCAGATGctctctgctccagccctgccacccgATGGGGTCAGAAAAGCTCCCACATTCACAGGCCCACCCCTGGCACGAGGAAGGGGACATGAGGAGCACAGAGACCACCTCTgccccagggacagggacaacATGACCACGCAGCCCCTACCCACGCACCCAGGCACCTCTCCCCGAGgcccccatccccagcacagcactgggtgctgagcagagaCCCCAGCACCTCTCCCACCGTACCTCCTCCAGCTTGCCGGACACGGGGACAAGCTTGGGGGGCGGCCCCCGAATGCTGCCGCTGGGGGCTCGGTCATCCCGGGCCTCGTCTGAATCGCTGCAGGGGCTGACGGGAGAGGCGGCCTCCAGCCACTCCCCGTGGAAACCTTCGTTGGCATAGGCATGGGCGACGCCGGGcgcagcagagcagggcttttTGGGGGGGCAGAGCgtggagcagggggtctggggggctGGCCCGCAGCAGCCCGTCGTGCACACGGAAGgagcccccgccgccggggggctggcaggagcgGTCGTGGCAGGGCCGGCCGGCGATGAGGCTGCCCACGCTGCCCATGGCGCCCCGCGAGGACGGGGGgggagcgggcggcggcgcggagCTGGGCGGCCCCCTCAGGGGCGGCCTCGATGGAGACGGGCAGGGTCTGCACGATGGCCATggcggggggggcccccggcGGGCTGGGGGGCGCGGGCAGCCTGCGGGGAAGAGAAACACAGCATGGGGACACTGGGTATCAGCAGAAAACCCATTCACACACCCCCCCCCATGGCACCCCCGATAAAGGGGTGCCGGGGGGCAGGAGCAAGGGATGGCCTGCAAGGGATGCCccgggcaggaggaggcacCAAGTGAAGTAGAATAAAGCTGGGAttagctggggggggggggggggaacagggCACGGTGGGGGCTGTCCTGCTGCCCCAGACCCTGCCCCACTTGCTGCCCTTGTTCTGCCCCACAGCATCGCCACGCTGCCgtgccccagctccctgccctcagGACACCCAAACACCCCCCGGGGCGTGTCCCACcgcacccagcaccccaaacATCCCGTCCCAAagcaccccctgcacccccacACCACACCGCACTGCCCTACAACTCCGagacccccccagcacccccaaaccctgccctgctcaccccctaccccccctccccatccttgcgtgccccacagcccccccaccccacctcatagcccccagcagcccccaggccccCTTCCCAGTCCcgcaccccccagccccatacccccagcccccccccccaaccccgctgtccccaagcccccagcGCCCCGACGGGCGGCCCCTAGAGGACCCCCCCGGCTCCGGGGCTACCGGGGGGCTACGGGGGAtaaccgcccccccccccgggccggcccgACACCCACCTGGGCCGGGGCGCCCCATGATGCGCTCGGGCCGCCTCGCTCCGCCCGCCGGGCTGGCACCGCCCCGGCTCCCTCCgggccgcccccggggccgccccctgGGTCCCGCCGGCCCCCGGCACCGGCACGGCCAGCGGGGGACCCCCAGCCACCGTgtgctccccccgccccccgccaAGGATGGGATGGGGGGTGCCCCCCATGCCCTATAGGTACCGGGGgtcccagccccacggcagcAGGACCTCGCTGTAGGGCCGGGGCGCTGCCACCTGCAGCCCGCCCGGTCACCGGGGCtccccccggggacccccccccccggtcccctgGGCGCCCCCCCGGTGCTCACCTCGCCAGCCGCGGCCCATCCGGGCGGCGTGCCCGGCTCCCGGCTCGGCTCCGTCGCCCCCTGCAGCGGGAAAGAGCCGGGGGGGGGAACGGGTCAGGGCGCACGGGGACCCCCGGAGCCcgcccggggccggcgggggggaCGCGAGCAGCGGGGGGAGCCGTgccgggggcgggcggcggcgcctccatcttctcctccttcccccccccccccgccgccggc
It includes:
- the LZTS2 gene encoding LOW QUALITY PROTEIN: leucine zipper putative tumor suppressor 2 (The sequence of the model RefSeq protein was modified relative to this genomic sequence to represent the inferred CDS: deleted 3 bases in 3 codons); translated protein: PGSFPLQGATEPSREPGTPPGWAAAGEAARAPQPAGGPPAMAIVQTLPVSIEAAPEGAAQLRAAARSPPSSRGAMGSVGSLIAGRPCHDRSCQPPGGGGSFRVHDGLLRASPPDPLLHALPPKKPCSAAPGVAHAYANEGFHGEWLEAASPVSPCSDSDEARDDRAPSGSIRGPPPKLVPVSGKLEENVEKTLIRPMAFKPVVPKIRTAPGPASLGVRPAAPALSESQVSLTHLLGAAGADKPGSLSCRASSHSGTLSDSGRNSLSSLPTYSTGCSQHAEAGALPATPHGHPEPPGGYRPPAGPSNSDSGRSSSSKSTGSLSGRGRPSSESGSCGRSPLPGEEALLVRELEDKLREREAELQLLRDSLDENEVAICQVYEEKQRRCEQELEGLRQRCAAQVRQAAQQAQRGQQVLQLQVLQLQQEKKQLQEDFAQLLQERELLERRCASFQREHTELGPRLEETKWEVCQKSGEISLLKQQLKESQAELAQRGTELLVLRAQLREARAELQAGEQQARGLQEAARLKALELEVCANELQRRKSEADLFRAKAGRLEQEVAGLREAARGRCPEPGEGCPEPGEEARGMAGLRRQLERLRAEVALERRRGQEQRDAFEQERSTWQGEKERVIRYQKQLQYNYIQMYRRNRRLEQRLQHLRLQGEDPPSSSEPCDPPGPDPPFEEITATEI